The genomic segment AGCGAAGCTTCCGACGGGAGTGGAGATGGTAATGCCCGGAGACAACGTGACGATGGAGATAGAGCTGATAACACCGATAGCAATGGAGAAGGAATTGAGGTTTGCGGTGAGAGAAGGCGGCAGGACAGTAGGCGCCGGAGTTGTGACCGAGGTTGTTGAATAAATAAATTGGACGCAGATAAGCGAAGATCTGCAGGATTATAAAAAGATAATATTACAGTAAATTAATGACAGCGAAGTAGAAGGAATTATGAACGAAAAGATAAGAATTAATCTAAGGGCGTATGATCACAGGCTGCTGGACCAGTCAGTAAAGGAAATCGTTGAGACTGCGAAAAGGACAGGAGCAAAGATTTCAGGACCTGTGCCGCTGCCGACAAGGATCCACAAGATAACGGTGCTGAGGTCTACGCATGTAGATAAAAAGTCCAGGGAGCAGTTTGAGATCAGGACGCATAAGAGACTGCTCGATATACTGGACCCGACACCTCAGACTGTTGACGCGCTTATGAAATTAGACCTTTCCGCAGGGGTTGATGTGGAGATAAAATTATGAAGGGTATTCTCGGTAAAAAAATCGGCATGACGCAGGTGTTTACGGAAGAAGGTTACCTGGTCTCTGTTACGGTCATAGAGGCAGGACCTGCAAAGGTTGTGCAGAAGAGAGAAAAAGACAAAGACGGCTATGAGGCACTGCAATTAGGTTATGATGAGCAGAGAAAAGAGAAGAATGTTACAAAGCCCATGCAGGGGCATTTCAAAAAGGCTTCTTCACCTTCATACCGGTTTTTGAGAGAAATAAAGATGGAAGGATTTAACGCAGGCGATAACGTCACGGTAGATATTTTTTCTAAGGGCGATATGGTCTCGGTTACAGGGATATCAAAGGGAAAAGGCTTTCAGGGTGTCATGAAAAGACACAATTATAAAGGCGGCCCCGGTTCGCATGGCTCCATGTTCAACAGGGCGCCGGGATCAATCGGCTCAAGCGCATATCCTTCAAGGGTGTGGAAAAACAAGGGACTGCCCGGCCACATGGGAGATGAAAGAGTCACGGTGAGGAACATTGAAATATTTGAAGTAAAAAAAGACCAGAACCTCATGCTCATAAAAGGAGCGGTTCCCGGGGCTAACGGAAGCTACGTAATTATTAAATCGGATGCGGCCCTCGCCGTAAAGGAAAGCTGATGCCACAGATAGAAATTATAAATAAGGACAATAAAGCAGCAGGCACTGCTGAACTGCCTGACGATATATTCGGTGTTAAGGTCAACAAGGCCCTTCTTTTTGAGGTGGTGCACAATCACCTCGCTAATAAAAGACAGGGTAACGCGGCTACCAAGACAAAAGGACTTGTCAGCGGCGGCGGGAAAAAGCCCTTCAGGCAGAAAGGTACCGGCAGGGCAAGGTCCGGCAGCAGCAGGTCTCCATTGTGGAGGGGCGGCGGAACGATCTTCGGGCCTCAGCCAAGGGATTATTCGTATAAACTGCCGAGAAAGATTAAGTGGCAGGCGCTCAGCGCCGCGCTTGCGGGAAAGTTTGCGGACAAAGAGGTCGTGGTCATAGACGATTTGTCCATCACCGCGCCGAAGACAAAGGCGGTAAAGACGCTGCTTAAGAATCTCGGTCTTAATAATGTGTTGATAATAGTGCCGGAAAAGAACGAAGCGCTTGAGCTTGCAGCGCGCAACATACCGCGAGTGGGTGTTGCAAGGGTGAGCGAGTTGAATGTTTATTCCATTCTCACTCATGAAAAGCTGCTTATTTCAAAAGACTCGATTGAACGCATGAAAGAGGCTTACTTAGGATGAAAAACATATACGATGTCCTCATAGGTCCGCTGTTGACGGAAAAAGGAACGCTCATGAAAGAGCGGGAAAATAAAGTTCTGTTCAAAGTGGCGAATGTTGCAAACAAGATAGAAATAAAAAAAGCTGTTGAAGAGATATTTAAGGTAAAGGTAGACAATGTTTCAACCATGAACTACCAGGGCAAGAAAAAACGCATGGGTAAACATGCAGGCAAGAGGTCTGACTGGAAAAAGGCGATTGTTACTCTCAAAAAGGGAGAGAAATTAGATTTTATTGAAGGTGTATAAATGGGAATAAAAAAATATAAACCGACATCGGCAGGCACGCGTTTCAGAAGCGGATTTGATTTCTCTGAAATAACAGAAACCACCCCGCACAAGCCGCTTTTGATGCCTATTAAAAAGACCGGAGGCAGGAACAACACCGGCAGAGTGACGGCCTGGCAGAAGGGCGGCGGACATAAAAGGGCATACAGGATTATTGATTTCAAACGCAATAAATTAAATATCCCCTGTACGGTTGAAACCATAGAATATGATCCAAACAGGACTTCAAGGATCGCATTGTTGAGATACGCTGACGGCGAGAGAAGATATATGCTGGCTCCTGTCGGGGTAAAGGTAGGAGACTCGCTTGTATCAGGGCCTGACGCTGAAATCAAAAACGGCAACGCGCTCCCTTTGATAAATATGCCTCTGGGCACAATAATTCACAACATAGAGCTTAATCCCGGCCAGGGCGGCAAGCTTGCAAGAAGCGCAGGCACTTATGCTCAGCTTGTTGCAAAAGATGAAAAGATGTGCCACGTAAAAATGGCATCCGCTGAAGTAAGGCTCATCCCGTCCAACTGTATGGCAACCATAGGACAGGTTGGAAATGCCGAACGTGAAAATATCTCCGTCGGCAAGGCGGGCAGGACCAGATGGCGCGGCAAGAGGCCTCATGTCAGGGGCGTCGCAATGAACCCCATCGACCATCCGCTTGGCGGCGGCGAGGGAAAGACTTCAGGCGGAAGGCCTCCGGTTTCTCCGTGGGGACAGCCTGAAGGCAAGAAGACAAGGAAAAATAAGAGAACCGATAAATTTATCGTGAGAAGAAGGAAGTAAGGAGGAAGGACTTTGCCGAGATCACTGAAAAAAGGACCATTCGTAGACGCAAAACTGTCAAAGAAGATTTTTGCTATGAATGAGAAGAACGAGAGAAAGGTCATCAAGACCTGGTCGAGAAGGTCTACAATACTGCCTGAATTTATCGGTCATACACTCGCAGTGCACAACGGCAATAAATTCATTCCCGTTTATGTGACGGAAAATATGGTCGGGCATAAACTCGGAGAGTTTTCTCCGACAAGGACCTTCAGGGTCCACTCTGGAGAAAAGAAGGAAGCCCCTGCAAAGGGCGGCGGTAAGAGAGATTAATTATGGAATCTAAAGCAATATTAAAATACGCAAGAGTAACACCAAGGAAGTTAAGAAGGGTCACCACCCTTATTAAGGGGAAAAAGGCCGGAGACGCCCTTGTCAATCTGAAGCTCCTTCCGCATAAAGGCGCCCAGATAGTTGCCAAGGTATTGAAATCAGCGATGGCCAATGCGGAGCAAAAAAAGGTCGCGGACCCGGACTCCATGAAGGTCAAGAACGTGCTTGTGGACCAGGGCCCCTCAATGAAGAGGATGCTGACCCGGTCGATGGGCCGCGCCGATACAGTCAGAAAAAGAACGAGTCATATAACTTTATTATTGGAAGAATAAATAGCTTAGAGCTAAAAGCTGATAGCTATCAGTTTAACGGAGGTAATTTTGGGGCAGAAGACGAACCCGATAGGACAGAGACTGGGCATTATAAAAACCTGGAACTCCAGGTGGTTTGCCAAGAGGGATTATAAGGACCTTCTTCACGAGGACCTGACCGTGCAGAAATTTATCAAGGCGAATCTCTTTCACGCAGGAGTTCCCAAGGTGGAAATTGAAAGAACAGGCCAGAAGATAAAGGCGACAATTCATACCGCAAGGCCCGGGATCATTATCGGCAAGAAAGGCTCCGAAGTTGAAAAGCTCAAAAAAGAGCTCGAAAGAATGACCGGCAAAGAGATGAGCATAGATATAAAAGAGATAAGAAAGCCGGAGCTTGACGCGCAGCTTGTTGCGGAAAACATCGCGCTTCAACTGGAAAAGAGAGTCGCCTTCAGAAGGGCGATGAAGAAGGCCGTCACCTCGTCGCTGCGGTTTGGGGCGTTAGGCA from the Nitrospirota bacterium genome contains:
- the tuf gene encoding elongation factor Tu (EF-Tu; promotes GTP-dependent binding of aminoacyl-tRNA to the A-site of ribosomes during protein biosynthesis; when the tRNA anticodon matches the mRNA codon, GTP hydrolysis results; the inactive EF-Tu-GDP leaves the ribosome and release of GDP is promoted by elongation factor Ts; many prokaryotes have two copies of the gene encoding EF-Tu), whose protein sequence is AKLPTGVEMVMPGDNVTMEIELITPIAMEKELRFAVREGGRTVGAGVVTEVVE
- the rpsJ gene encoding 30S ribosomal protein S10; the protein is MMNEKIRINLRAYDHRLLDQSVKEIVETAKRTGAKISGPVPLPTRIHKITVLRSTHVDKKSREQFEIRTHKRLLDILDPTPQTVDALMKLDLSAGVDVEIKL
- the rplC gene encoding 50S ribosomal protein L3, whose translation is MMKGILGKKIGMTQVFTEEGYLVSVTVIEAGPAKVVQKREKDKDGYEALQLGYDEQRKEKNVTKPMQGHFKKASSPSYRFLREIKMEGFNAGDNVTVDIFSKGDMVSVTGISKGKGFQGVMKRHNYKGGPGSHGSMFNRAPGSIGSSAYPSRVWKNKGLPGHMGDERVTVRNIEIFEVKKDQNLMLIKGAVPGANGSYVIIKSDAALAVKES
- the rplD gene encoding 50S ribosomal protein L4; translated protein: MPQIEIINKDNKAAGTAELPDDIFGVKVNKALLFEVVHNHLANKRQGNAATKTKGLVSGGGKKPFRQKGTGRARSGSSRSPLWRGGGTIFGPQPRDYSYKLPRKIKWQALSAALAGKFADKEVVVIDDLSITAPKTKAVKTLLKNLGLNNVLIIVPEKNEALELAARNIPRVGVARVSELNVYSILTHEKLLISKDSIERMKEAYLG
- the rplW gene encoding 50S ribosomal protein L23, encoding MKNIYDVLIGPLLTEKGTLMKERENKVLFKVANVANKIEIKKAVEEIFKVKVDNVSTMNYQGKKKRMGKHAGKRSDWKKAIVTLKKGEKLDFIEGV
- the rplB gene encoding 50S ribosomal protein L2 translates to MGIKKYKPTSAGTRFRSGFDFSEITETTPHKPLLMPIKKTGGRNNTGRVTAWQKGGGHKRAYRIIDFKRNKLNIPCTVETIEYDPNRTSRIALLRYADGERRYMLAPVGVKVGDSLVSGPDAEIKNGNALPLINMPLGTIIHNIELNPGQGGKLARSAGTYAQLVAKDEKMCHVKMASAEVRLIPSNCMATIGQVGNAERENISVGKAGRTRWRGKRPHVRGVAMNPIDHPLGGGEGKTSGGRPPVSPWGQPEGKKTRKNKRTDKFIVRRRK
- the rpsS gene encoding 30S ribosomal protein S19, yielding MPRSLKKGPFVDAKLSKKIFAMNEKNERKVIKTWSRRSTILPEFIGHTLAVHNGNKFIPVYVTENMVGHKLGEFSPTRTFRVHSGEKKEAPAKGGGKRD
- the rplV gene encoding 50S ribosomal protein L22 yields the protein MESKAILKYARVTPRKLRRVTTLIKGKKAGDALVNLKLLPHKGAQIVAKVLKSAMANAEQKKVADPDSMKVKNVLVDQGPSMKRMLTRSMGRADTVRKRTSHITLLLEE
- the rpsC gene encoding 30S ribosomal protein S3, whose protein sequence is MGQKTNPIGQRLGIIKTWNSRWFAKRDYKDLLHEDLTVQKFIKANLFHAGVPKVEIERTGQKIKATIHTARPGIIIGKKGSEVEKLKKELERMTGKEMSIDIKEIRKPELDAQLVAENIALQLEKRVAFRRAMKKAVTSSLRFGALGIKVACSGRLAGAEIARAEWYREGRVPLHTFRSDIDYGFSEASTTYGRIGVKVWIYKGDILQEPVLQSTGSEAVA